Proteins from a single region of Desulfobacter postgatei 2ac9:
- a CDS encoding helix-turn-helix domain-containing protein has translation MSEDLKFIGNNIRSFRQSRNWTLAQLASKIGIQEGPLGRIERGGNLPSATVIHNLAQALNIPIDALFAPDPSRARAAAAETDTAHVTIEADASVPPKALLSVCRKLMSAFHTLEEILGVQKHALLPLSIPFKPDYAGMEQLAAQVRTTMGTGDAVVFDYLELFENFGLRVLLFPFMKPANNFDGLSFFEPVHQNAFFFINSRKNPEKQLFCLVTELGKILIFNQMKIRKETLFPDTGPTSESRPINPIRAARHFAATFLMPDTAVRSTVGQLGITPDTWTWDLILRIKHRFGISTEAFIYRLLELDLITEDASSTYIQKIKTHYQQTGFGEPDASRRILNAQCR, from the coding sequence ATGTCTGAAGACTTAAAATTCATTGGAAATAATATCCGTTCTTTTCGTCAGTCACGCAACTGGACCCTGGCACAACTGGCGTCAAAAATCGGGATTCAGGAAGGACCGCTGGGCCGCATTGAGCGGGGCGGGAACCTGCCGTCGGCCACGGTTATCCATAATCTGGCCCAGGCACTGAATATTCCTATCGACGCCCTGTTTGCCCCGGACCCCTCCCGGGCCAGGGCTGCAGCCGCAGAAACAGATACCGCCCATGTGACCATTGAAGCTGACGCATCAGTACCCCCAAAGGCATTACTGTCTGTCTGCAGAAAACTGATGTCAGCCTTCCATACCCTTGAAGAGATCCTCGGTGTCCAGAAACATGCCCTGCTGCCGTTATCCATTCCCTTTAAACCGGACTATGCCGGTATGGAACAGCTTGCGGCCCAGGTCAGAACCACCATGGGCACGGGAGATGCCGTGGTATTCGATTATCTTGAACTCTTTGAAAATTTCGGTTTACGGGTGCTTTTATTTCCTTTCATGAAACCTGCAAATAATTTTGACGGACTCTCTTTCTTTGAACCCGTACACCAGAACGCCTTTTTTTTCATCAACTCCCGAAAGAATCCGGAAAAACAACTTTTTTGTCTTGTCACGGAACTGGGCAAAATTCTGATCTTCAATCAAATGAAAATTCGAAAAGAAACACTTTTTCCAGATACAGGGCCGACATCCGAATCCCGGCCCATAAATCCCATACGGGCTGCCAGACATTTTGCCGCCACCTTTCTCATGCCTGACACCGCAGTACGAAGCACCGTGGGCCAACTGGGCATCACCCCTGACACCTGGACCTGGGATCTTATCCTGCGCATCAAACACAGGTTCGGCATCTCCACCGAAGCCTTTATATACCGGCTTCTGGAACTTGACCTGATCACGGAAGACGCAAGCAGCACCTACATACAGAAAATAAAAACCCACTACCAACAAACCGGTTTTGGCGAACCTGATGCTTCCCGCCGGATACTGAACGCCCAATGCCGTTGA
- a CDS encoding NAD-dependent succinate-semialdehyde dehydrogenase, whose protein sequence is MLKLKKLDLLCRQCFIQDEWVDADSGKTVDVINPATGQVLGTVPFCGADETQRAINAANESLDAWRSKTAGERSAILRKWHDLLMKNQEDLAVIMTAEQGKPLVESRGEISYAAGFFEWFAEEAKRVYGDVIPQTVASQRLVVIKQPVGVVAAITPWNFPSAMITRKAGAALAAGCTMVVKPATATPFSALAIAKLGQQAGLPKGVFNVVTGSSSAIGGELTGNAKVRKLTFTGSTQVGKKLMRDCAGTMKRISMELGGNAPFIVFDDADIDAAVEGAMASKFRNSGQTCVCTNRIYVQAGVYDEFCRKLTTAVADLKVGNGFDDGVQQGPLIDMSAVEIVESHIKDAASKGGKILTGGTRHALGGSFFAPTVVADATDDMRVAKEETFGPLAPVFKFDTEEEVLRKANDTEFGLAAYFYTKDLGRTWRIGEKLEYGLVGINSGIISNPVAPFGGVKESGNGREGSKYGLDDYLEIKYMCMAGI, encoded by the coding sequence ATGTTAAAATTAAAGAAGTTAGATCTGCTTTGCCGGCAGTGTTTTATTCAGGATGAGTGGGTAGACGCGGACAGCGGCAAAACCGTTGACGTCATCAATCCCGCCACAGGTCAGGTTCTTGGTACGGTTCCTTTTTGCGGTGCAGATGAAACACAACGGGCTATTAATGCGGCCAATGAAAGTTTGGATGCCTGGCGGTCCAAAACAGCCGGAGAACGCTCGGCCATCTTGCGAAAATGGCACGATCTGCTGATGAAAAACCAGGAGGATTTAGCCGTGATCATGACCGCTGAACAGGGCAAGCCCCTGGTGGAATCCCGGGGAGAAATTTCCTATGCCGCTGGTTTTTTTGAATGGTTTGCCGAAGAGGCCAAACGGGTATACGGGGATGTAATTCCCCAGACCGTGGCTTCACAACGCCTGGTGGTGATCAAACAGCCTGTGGGGGTGGTGGCTGCCATTACCCCGTGGAATTTCCCCAGTGCCATGATCACCAGAAAGGCTGGCGCAGCCCTGGCCGCCGGTTGCACCATGGTGGTGAAGCCGGCAACCGCTACCCCTTTTTCCGCACTGGCCATTGCAAAACTTGGCCAACAGGCAGGTCTCCCCAAGGGCGTGTTCAATGTGGTGACCGGCTCATCTTCCGCCATTGGCGGGGAACTTACGGGCAACGCAAAAGTCCGCAAACTGACTTTCACCGGTTCCACCCAGGTGGGTAAAAAACTGATGCGGGACTGCGCCGGTACCATGAAGCGAATTTCCATGGAGCTGGGCGGGAACGCCCCGTTTATCGTGTTTGACGATGCTGATATTGATGCGGCTGTGGAAGGCGCCATGGCCTCCAAATTCCGCAACTCAGGCCAGACATGTGTATGCACCAACCGGATATATGTCCAGGCCGGGGTGTATGATGAATTTTGCCGGAAGCTGACAACGGCCGTGGCGGACCTTAAGGTGGGCAATGGATTTGATGACGGGGTTCAGCAGGGGCCGCTTATTGATATGAGTGCCGTGGAAATCGTGGAAAGCCATATCAAAGATGCCGCAAGCAAGGGCGGTAAAATTCTGACCGGCGGTACACGCCACGCTTTGGGAGGCAGCTTTTTTGCCCCCACCGTTGTTGCGGATGCCACCGATGATATGCGCGTGGCCAAAGAGGAGACCTTCGGTCCCCTGGCCCCGGTTTTCAAGTTTGATACGGAAGAAGAGGTGCTGCGCAAAGCCAATGATACGGAATTTGGACTGGCCGCCTATTTTTACACCAAAGATCTGGGCAGAACCTGGCGTATCGGCGAAAAACTGGAATATGGCCTGGTGGGTATCAACTCCGGTATTATCTCCAATCCGGTCGCCCCCTTTGGTGGTGTCAAAGAGTCGGGTAACGGCCGGGAAGGTTCGAAATATGGGCTGGACGACTACCTGGAAATCAAATACATGTGTATGGCAGGTATCTAA